TATACAACAGTTATTCAGAGATGGAAAGTGGCTTTGCAGAAGAAAAAGTCCACCCAATGGATCTTAAAAATTCGGCTGCAAAATACATAAACGAAATTCTGGACCCTGTCCGAAAAGTTCTTCTTTAAATTCAGGAAGGGAAAAGTCCCTTCCAAAAACTTTAGGAAATTCGGGGGAAAAGAATTTTTCTGGGGAAAGGGGTGCATTACTTAAGAATGCCTGAAGATCATGGATAAAATGTTATATAGCTATAAGGCATAGAATATTTGGAGAGTTAGTTCAGAATTCCAGGGTGCTTTTTATGAAATATATTTACCAGGACTCTACGGAACTGCCTGTCCAGAGGGATTTTATTGAGGATCTGAAGGTATTCATAGATATAACTGCTAGAGTAATTCCTCTGGAGAATTCTATCATAGAACTAAAATGCAAACACAAAGAAGAACTCCATAAATTAGAAAGTAGAATTATGGGAATGAATCTTTTTGAGGAAAAACTCGGCATACTGGTCAATAAACTTGCAAATGACATAGGTACTGAAGATTTAACGTCCTGTATTGATGCAGTCCTGGCTACCTGTAGCGAAAATCTCGGGAGAAAGCGTGAGATTCTCGACATTGAAGCCAGAAAAATTGAAAATGGAGCCTCTCAGGAATATCAAAAGACTGAGAGTAAAGTCCTTGAGGTGCTCACGCCATTTCTAATCTCGGGGATATATGGAGCAGAAAAGAGGTTCGAGCTTTCCAGCAGTACAAACGAAGTGTCAGGTATAATGGAAGGTTCGATTTCAGGCCTTCAGTACTACTATAAACTCTGGTTTACGGAAGAGCCCCTGACAGTAAACAGGCTTATCGGCAACTTTAACCTGCCTGGCTGGACAAAAACGGGAATTCTGCGAAAAGAAGAAAAAATAAAGATGCAGGACCTTTCCGAGTTTTTAGTAACTTCCCTTGAGTACGATAGCGAAAAAAATATTCGCCTTGTTTTTGAAAACAAAAAATCAAACCGGAAGTTCAGAATAGAAGGTGGAGGGCTCAATTACTTCGTTTATGACGATAACAGGGAAATTACTGCAGATAAAGAGCTTGGAGATCATATCGATATGATGTCTCTTGCACAGATTCCCGAAAAGGTCCAGGATTATCTGAGGGCGAATATCCGAAATTACGCTCTTTCAAAAATTCTGCTTGATGAAGAGGATGCAATATCCACAAACCAGGTTTTCGATTGCCTCAAAGTGGTTGCAGAACAATACGGAGTGATCGTTCATGAGTGTCTTGCAAAAGGGCATAATAAGGAAGAGATCACCATCAAAACAGAAGAAGCCGATGGAACAAGAACTGAGAAATACATCTCAAAATCGGAGATATATACACAGCTTTCCGAGATAGGCAGTGAAGGTATTGAGATTGCAGAAATACTCGGTGTGAACAGTAGATCTCAGATAAAGGAAAGCAAATACCTGATTGTCTAATTTTTTTAATTTTATACTACAATATTTTTTAAATTATACTTTTTATATTTATGTGATGTATTTCTTTACCATATTTCTTTACAAATCATTTTTTAATCTCTTTTTCTTTTTTTGCCTGTAAAATACGTCAAGGTAGAACAGGTATCATTGCGAGGTACAGGAGGCTTAATGAAAAGTCTCCACTTGTCAGAAGAAAACATTTGTAATAATATATTCTCGATAATCAAAATGCGCGGAAAAAGAATTGAGAGTGTAGAGCCTTAAATAGAAGGCGGGAGAAGTAATGTATCGTACAAAGTAATCTTGTAGCAGGCTACAGATCTTCTGGAAATGGAACCTGGAAAATTTACTCGAGATAAAAATCAGGAACTTAATTTCAATGAACTATATGGCTACTGTTAATAAGCTGCTGGTATACCGGACATTCCGATTAATAGACGTGTGGGGGCGGAGGCTGATGAAAATGAAAATAAATTTTTTTCATTCTTTGGTCTATGTATTGATAATAACGATTATAATTCCTGGAATTGTGTCCGTTGCAATTGCTGCAGATGAGGATATACCTTTTGAGGATGACGGAAATTCAACGGTCTTACTGCCTGACCTGGTAATTGAGGATATTTACCTGAGCACAAACTCTCCTGGTGCCGGGGAACAGATAACTGTTACAGCTACCGTCACAAATCAGGGGAATACAGCATCGGGATCAACAAACCTGATATATTATAGCAACGGAAATGGGATCGGAGAAAGCCCAGTTCCTGAAATGGAAGCCGGAAAAAGTGAAGAAATATCGTTCTCATGGACCCCTGAAACCGAAAGTACAGCTGAGATAAGTGCGAAAGTAGACGAAGAAAATCTGGTGGAAGAAGGAAATGAGGATAATAACGTCAAAACTGCAGGCTTCATCACTTTCAAAAAGGAAAACCTCCCGGACCTGATAATAAATTCGATTAACCACCCTCAATATCCCTCTCCAGGAAAGCCCAAGACCATAGGAATAAGTGTGATAAACAATGGAGCTGCCAGTTCGGGAGAGACAAAACTTATGCTCTACATTGACGGAAGACCTGCTAGAGAATGGGACATACCCGGACTGTCAGGAGGGGAGAGTGATTATAAATCTTACACCTGGATTCCGATATTAGAAGGATCTGCAGAAATAAAAGCCGTGGTTGACGAAAATAACCAGGTAACCGAGAGCGATGAAGAAAATAATGAAAAAACAGCCACCATAACAGTAGCAATAGATTTTCTTCCGGACCTGATAATTGAAGATATTGTTCCTGAGACTGAGGGAGAACTGGGAAAGCCGCTTAACCTTATTCTTAAAGTAAAAAACCAGGGAACTTTTGCCTCTGAAGAAGCTGTAGCAGAATACTACATTAACGGAACTGCCCCAGATCAGGAGGGTATAAATATTCCAGCCTTACCGGCAGGGACAGGGGCAGATGTCTCCTTCTCTCTGATTCCGGACAGAGAAGGGCAGATGGAAGTAAAAGCGTTTATCGATTCCGGGAAATCTGTTTACGAAAGTAATGAAGACAATAACCAGTTTTCAAAAATCGTGAACGTAAAAACAAAACTCCCTGACCTGATAATTGAATCAGTCTCATTGACTCCGGAAGCTCCCAGAATAGGAGATAGCGTTACTTTCACGGTATCGGTAAAGAACAGAGGGCTCAGCGATTCTGGAAGCAGCGAACTTAGATATCAGATAAACGGAGCCAATAAAACCTACAGCAGCACGTTATCAGTACCTCCGGTTGTCACAGGAGAAACCGTAAAAAGCACCTTTTCCTGGGTACCTGAAGAAGATGGGAATTTGAATATGGAACTTGTAGCTGACTCCGGAAGTGCTATACGTGAAAATGACGAGACAAACAATAAATTAACCAGGAATATCGCTGTCTCCAAACAGGCTACCTACACAAATGGAAGGAGCTCAGGTTCCAGTTCAGGAAGTGGCAGCAGTAGCAAAAGCAACAGCATGGGTAGCGGTGTTTCTAAAGAGCCTGCAAGAAATGTAGAAGTTAAAGAGCTGGATACAAGAAACATCATGAGCGGCTACCATGTAAAATATGATTTTGCGAAAAATGCAACCTGTGTCACATATGTTGAATTTGAACCCAGGAAGACGTTTAAGAAAACAACAGCAACTGTAGAAGTCCTCAAAGAGAAATCCATTTTTGTCCAGAAGCAGCCGCCTGGAAGAATATATAAGCAGCTTAACATCTGGTTGGGAAATAAAGGGGCAGGTCGTGAGGACTCTCTCAAAAATGCCTATACAGGGTTCAAAGTGGAAAAGGACTGGATAAAAAATAACAGTGTTGAAGAATCCAATATAGCCCTCCTATGGTACGACAGTAAATGGAAGCCTCTGAAAACTGAAAAAACAGGTGAAGATGATGACTACGTTTATTTCAGGGCAGAAACCATTGCTTACTCCTGCTTTGCAATAGGCGAATATAAAGGAGAAGAGGGAACTGTGAAGGAGACCACCGACGACGAAGGAATACAGGAAACCCTGAGAAGCTGGGAAGGCGGCGGGAAGGCGATCCTGAACAGCAGTGCAGAAAGAGAAGACGATATTCAGAAGAAGCCGATGGGTGTAGCAAAGATACTTCTTGCGATCTCTCTGCCTCTGTTTATGATTCTTGTGGAATATTTCGTTCTGAAGAAAAAGATCTAAAAAGGCTTAAAAGAACGAAAAAAGATTTTTTTCTTCACCTTTATTTTTCATTTTTACACCGAAGCCTGAGTATTTAAATGAAGGTGTTTAAATTCTGACGGCAAACTATTTCGAAACTTATCTTCCAGCTACAAGAGCTCCTGCTACAGAACCAATAATGCCTGTTATTGCAGTATGAATTATGACAACCAGTGCAACTATTAAAGTAGAGGCTGCTATAAATCCCCCCAGAACTGGAGAATTGCGCAGTACAGTCCCAAGAACCCCGCCAAGCAGGAAGACAGGGATTATCATGAAAACAGTCATCAATACTCCTGACTTAAGCCCTCCTTCAAACCCGCCGTCTGCATAATAACCAGCCAGAAAGCCTCCGAGAAGAGGAGCTACGGAATTTACCACCGGAATAAAATAAAAAACAAAAGTAAGAACCATACCTATTAATGCACCGCTGATAGTTCTGCCCATTACTGTACCCCCATGTTAAAACAGATTGAATAACTGGAAATTAAATAAACTTTAATTATATAAACTGTAATTATACTGGAAATTGAACAAACTTTAATTATATAAACTGTAATTATACTGGAAATTAAACAAACTTTAATTATATAAACTGTAATTATACTGGAAATTAAATAAACTTTAATTATATAAACTGTAATTATACTGGAAATTAAATAAACTTTAATTATATAAACTGTAATTATAATTGATTAGATATATAGTTGAGCCATCATAAGTTACTTCCTGAGAGAAGCATTTTTATTTTCAAATCCTCTTTCTTTTCGGTTAAAACTCAAAAACAAATCCACATAGTCATTTTTAATCTTGAGTCCGAGAAGAGAGGCAGCCAGTATAACGGAAATAGTGTTTGCAGCAATTATTGCGGTATCATTTACCTGAATCCCATGAATTAGCCAGAGAGCCATACCCGATGTTGAACAGAACAGCATCAGGAGTGATACATCTTTTGTTGACCCGGTTTTCAGGGCTTTAATGAGCTGAGGGGCAAAAGCTACCGTTGTCAGGGCACCTGCGATATAGCCGATCATATAAATTCACTCTCAGAGTTTTTAATTCGGTGACAAAAAGAAGGTTTAGATTTAACTTTATAATACATTATGTAAAGTGAGCACCGGATAGTAGTTAAAGTTTATCGGAGAAACAGAAACCTGATATAAGTGAGTATCATAAACCTTTATGGGGTACTCTATGACAGAAAATTGCCTCTTTTGCAAGATAATATCAGGTGAGATTCCTTCAAAGAAGGTATATGAAGATGATGCTGTATGTGCATTTCTTGACATCTACCCGGCAAGTGAAGGACACACTCTTATAGCTCCCAAAAAGCATTTTAATAGTTTTACAGATATGGGCGCAGAAGATACAGCCAGACTTTTTGAAGCTGCAAGAAAAATTACAGCTGCGGTTGAAAAAGCATTTTCAGCGGAAGGGTCGAATATTGGTATAAACAACGGGGAAGTAGCAGGGCAGGAAGTCCCCCATGTGCATGTACATGTCATTCCCAGAAAAAAGGGAGATGGAGGAAGAGGAATAAAGTCAATAGTATGGACCGAACCTGACAGGACCAATCTG
This window of the Methanosarcina mazei S-6 genome carries:
- a CDS encoding CARDB domain-containing protein, coding for MIITIIIPGIVSVAIAADEDIPFEDDGNSTVLLPDLVIEDIYLSTNSPGAGEQITVTATVTNQGNTASGSTNLIYYSNGNGIGESPVPEMEAGKSEEISFSWTPETESTAEISAKVDEENLVEEGNEDNNVKTAGFITFKKENLPDLIINSINHPQYPSPGKPKTIGISVINNGAASSGETKLMLYIDGRPAREWDIPGLSGGESDYKSYTWIPILEGSAEIKAVVDENNQVTESDEENNEKTATITVAIDFLPDLIIEDIVPETEGELGKPLNLILKVKNQGTFASEEAVAEYYINGTAPDQEGINIPALPAGTGADVSFSLIPDREGQMEVKAFIDSGKSVYESNEDNNQFSKIVNVKTKLPDLIIESVSLTPEAPRIGDSVTFTVSVKNRGLSDSGSSELRYQINGANKTYSSTLSVPPVVTGETVKSTFSWVPEEDGNLNMELVADSGSAIRENDETNNKLTRNIAVSKQATYTNGRSSGSSSGSGSSSKSNSMGSGVSKEPARNVEVKELDTRNIMSGYHVKYDFAKNATCVTYVEFEPRKTFKKTTATVEVLKEKSIFVQKQPPGRIYKQLNIWLGNKGAGREDSLKNAYTGFKVEKDWIKNNSVEESNIALLWYDSKWKPLKTEKTGEDDDYVYFRAETIAYSCFAIGEYKGEEGTVKETTDDEGIQETLRSWEGGGKAILNSSAEREDDIQKKPMGVAKILLAISLPLFMILVEYFVLKKKI
- a CDS encoding SemiSWEET family sugar transporter, whose product is MIGYIAGALTTVAFAPQLIKALKTGSTKDVSLLMLFCSTSGMALWLIHGIQVNDTAIIAANTISVILAASLLGLKIKNDYVDLFLSFNRKERGFENKNASLRK
- a CDS encoding DUF5518 domain-containing protein; this encodes MGRTISGALIGMVLTFVFYFIPVVNSVAPLLGGFLAGYYADGGFEGGLKSGVLMTVFMIIPVFLLGGVLGTVLRNSPVLGGFIAASTLIVALVVIIHTAITGIIGSVAGALVAGR
- a CDS encoding HIT family protein, with protein sequence MTENCLFCKIISGEIPSKKVYEDDAVCAFLDIYPASEGHTLIAPKKHFNSFTDMGAEDTARLFEAARKITAAVEKAFSAEGSNIGINNGEVAGQEVPHVHVHVIPRKKGDGGRGIKSIVWTEPDRTNLNEVAEKIRKKLRENESLQVDAPV